Within Aliivibrio fischeri, the genomic segment AACCTTTTCTATATCCATATCACGCTTATAAAAAAGCCGCTAATGATAGCGGCTTTTATTTTTCAATTAAGAACAATAAGTATCAACTAGATCTTACCGTGACATTGTTTGTATTTCTTACCTGAACCACATGGGCAAGGTTCATTACGACCCACTTTACGTTCTTCACGAACCATTGGAGAATGAGCGTCTTCTGCACCTTCGCCATCATCTAGCTGATTTTCAGCATTTTGATGTTGTAGCTGTTGACGTCGAGCGGCTTCTTCAGCTTGTAAACGACGTTGCTCTTCCATACGCTCTACATCTTCTTGCTGTTGAACTCGAACTTTACTTAAAATCGAAACAACATCAAATTTTAACGTATCAAGTAAACCTTCAAACAACTCAAACGACTCACGCTTGTACTCTTGTTTTGGGTTTTTCTGAGCGTAACCACGTAAGTGAATACCTTGACGTAAGTGATCCATTGCAGCTAAGTGCTCTTTCCATAGGCCATCAAGTGTTTGTAACATAACCGCTTTTTCAAAGTTACGTAGAACTGATTCGCCAACAGACTCTTCTTTTTCTTTGTAAACTTGTACAGCAGCTTCGATGATTTTTTCACGTAGGTTATCTTCATGAAGTTTATCATCGTTATCTAGCCACTCTTGAAGCGGAAGATCCAAATCAAAATCAGCACGTAGACGAGTCGTTAGTCCTTCAACATCCCACATTTCTTCTAAAGATTGAGGTGGAATGTATTGACCAAATAGACCTTCAAGAACTTCTTGACGGTTGTAACCAATCATTTCGCTGATATCATCAACATTCATTAACTCGTCACGCAGTTCATAAACAACTTTACGCTGATCATTTGCTACATCATCGTATTCAAGCAGTTGCTTACGAATATCAAAGTTACGACCTTCAACTTTACGTTGTGCATTTTCAATCGCTTTAGTTACCCATGGGTGTTCGATTGCTTCACCTTCTTCCATACCTAACTTCTTCATCATGCCTGATACACGATCCGAAGCAAAGATACGCATTAGTGCATCTTCCATTGATAGGTAGAAACGAGAAGAACCAGCATCACCTTGACGACCAGCACGACCACGTAATTGGTTATCAATACGGCGAGATTCATGACGCTCAGTACCGATAATATGTAAACCACCAGAAGCAAGAACAGCATCATGTGCTTCTTTCCATTTCGCTTTTACTGCTTGGATTTGCTCTTCTGTTGGATCTGATAATTTAGCAACATCTGCCTGCCAACTACCACCTAATACGATATCTGTACCACGACCAGCCATGTTAGTCGCGATAGTGACAGCGCTTGCTGTACCTGCATTAGCAACGATATCGGCTTCTTGTTCGTGGAATTTCGCATTAAGTACGTTATGTTTAATTTTTGCTTTTTTCAGTGCATTTGAAAGCAGTTCTGATTTTTCAATCGAAACCGTACCAACAAGAACCGGTTGGCCACGCTCAGAACAGCCCTTAATGTCTTCAATGATAGCCGCAAATTTTTCTGCTTCTGTCATATAAACTAAATCACCCATGTCATTACGAGCCATTGGGCGGTTAGTTGGAATAACAACCGTATCTAAACCATAGATTGATTGGAATTCAAATGCTTCTGTGTCCGCAGTACCTGTCATACCTGACAGTTTGTCATATAAACGGAAGAAGTTTTGGAATGTAATAGAAGCCAATGTTTGGTTTTCGTTCTGAATCTTAACACCTTCTTTTGCCTCAACAGCTTGGTGTAAACCTTCAGACCAACGACGACCAGGCATTGTACGACCTGTATGCTCATCAACAATGATTACTTCATCATCTTTTACAATGTAATCGACGTCTTTTTCAAATAACACATGCGCACGTAAAGCAGCATTAATATGATGAAGCAGGCTAATATTTGCAGGAGAATACAACGTATCATCTTCTTCCATTAAGCCAGCATCTTTAAGCAGTTGCTCAACAAACTCTTGACCGTTTTCTGTTAAGTGCGTTTGTTTGCCTTTTTCATCTAGTGTGTAGTGACCTTCACCACGGTACTCTTCACTGTCTTCTTCGTCTTGCTTAACAAGTTGAGGGATAAGAGTGTTGATACGGATATACAGTTCAGAACTATCTTCAGCAGGACCAGAAATAATTAGAGGAGTACGAGCTTCATCGATTAAGATTGAATCCACTTCATCGACTACTGCAAAATAACGCTCACGTTGAACACGATCTTCCGCACGGAAAGCCATATTATCACGTAGGTAATCAAAACCAAATTCGTTGTTTGTGCCGTATAGAATGTCACATAAGTAAGCTTGTTTCTTCTCTTGAGGTGGCATGTTTGGAACGTTTACACCAACAGTCATGCCTAAGAATTCAAATAACTCACGGTTTGTTTCAGCATCACGCTTAGCTAAGTAGTCATTCACGGTAACAACGTGAACGCCTTTACCAGTTAATGCATTCAAATAACATGGCAATGTTGCTGTTAGTGTTTTACCTTCACCTGTACGCATCTCTGCGATTTGGCTATCGTTTAATACCATACCGCCAATCATTTGAACATCAAAGTGACGCATACCATATAAACGCTTAGATGCTTCACGTACTGTAGCAAATGCTTCTGGAAGTAAACTGTCTAAATCTTCACCTTGCTCTAAACGTGCACGGAACTCGATTGTTTTCGCTTTTAATTCTTCATCTTGTAGTGATTCGAATTGTGGTTCAAGTTTATTAATTTGGTCTACGATTTTACGTAGCTTACGTAATGTACGATCATTACGGCTACCAATAACTTTAGTTAGAATTTTAGAAAACATGATTCCGTTGCTTCTCTTTATCTCTTGATCATTAATGATCTGGTTTAATCTGAAATGTGAATCAATCGCCTAGAGTTTACTCTAAGAAAAATACTTCTTTTATATACTTACCTTATGGGGATGAGGCTTTGATTTTTCAAGGCCACATTAGATAGTTGTGTTGCTTGTCATCATAAGTAATAATTAAGAAAGTATAAGCGATAACGTGAAGCAATCCTAAGGTAAATCTGTAGAGTTTGATTTCAATTCTGAAAAATTCAGATCTAATTGGCATTTATTACTTTTTCTTTAGTACTCACCACCAAATAACGCACGATTTATAAGAGTTTTTAGTGATGCGAGACCATAGACCACAACCGGCAAACGATTTTTTCAATAATACTCGTTTTAAAGATCTGCAAGAAAAAGCGATCATTTTGTCAAAGCTATCTCATGTACTTGAAGATGCACTGCCTACAGGCTGTGAAAATCATTGCCGTGTGGCAAATTATCGCCAAGGATCATTGCTGATCGAGGTATCAAGTAGCGTTTGGGCCACAAGAATAAATTACGAAAGATTAACTTTATTGTCTGTTTTTCGTAAGCACGGCTTACCTGGGCTTTCTAACTTAGAAGTAAAGATCAATCCTGATCTTGCTCGATCTTTTGTCGGTGAAAAGCCTGTCGTTTATAAATCAGAGAAACAGGCAAAACGCGAGCTATCTGCTGCTGCTGCAAGTGCATTAGAGATGGTAGCTGAAACAGCATCTCCTAAATTAAAAAAACGTTTAGAAAGTCTCGCTGCATTAGCAAATAAGAAGTAAAACGAAGAAAATATTAGATACAAAAAAGCCAAGCATTCGCTTGGCTTTTTTAATTTGATGATGTGTTACTTACGCAAGTACCATTCCTGGCTGCATAAATGCAACTGGAGACTCTTGCTCATCCTCAATGGTCGTCCACTCCCATGCTTCTTGATCTGCAAGAACTGCACGAAGTAGCTGATTATTCAAAGCGTGACCTGATTTGTATGCACGAAGTTCACCTAGAATACTATGACCTGACATATATAGGTCACCCACAGCATCTAGAACTTTATGCGTTACAAATTCATTATCAAAGCGTAAACCGTCTTCATTTAGGATTCGGTAATCATCAAGTACGATTGCACAATCAAAGCTACCACCTAAACATAGGTTTTGCGATTGTAAGTACTCGATATCACGCATAAACCCAAAAGTACGAGCTCGTGAAATATCTTTGATAAACGATTGGCTTGAAAAATCAAACACTAACTTTTGGTCATCTGATTCAATCGCAGGGTGATTAAAGTCAATAGTGAAATCTAAACGGAAACCGTTGTAAGGACGAATTTCAGCCCACTTATCACCATCTTCTATGCGAACAGGTTTCTTAATACGAATGAATTTCTTCGCTGTATTAAGTTCTTCAATACCTGCAGATTGTAAAAGATATACAAAAGGACTTGCACTGCCATCCATAATTGGAATTTCAGGAGCATCAACCTCGATAACAACGTTATCAATGCCCATGCCTGCTAAAGCAGCATTCAAGTGCTCAACCGTTGAGATACGTACGCCTTCATCATTAACTAACGCTGTACATAGCATCGTGTCACGAACTGACTCTGGATCCGCAGGGAAATCAACTGGCGGATTAAGGTCTGTACGACGATAAATCACACCTGTGTTCGCAGCTGCTGGACGAAGAGTAAGCGTAACTTTACGGCCTGAGTGTAAACCCACGCCTGTCATTTGTACGATACTTTTCAGTGTACGTTGTCTGATCATATGCTCATCTCAACTATAAATATGCTTAATTTCAAACCAATTCTAAGAACTGGTCTGACATTCTAGCACACAATTTTTCATAAAACCAAATCGTTTGATGATTAATTAGTCAGCTTGGCGTCGTAAAAACGCTGGGATATCTAAATAATCTTCTTTCTGATCTGGCTTAGCTTGTGCCGCACCCGCATTCTGAACACCAGCCGCTGGTGATGTAGATGGCGCAGATGGTTGTGCTGCTGGTTTAGTTACTTGCACGTTTTGTGCCGCTTTTTCAACCACAGGTTCAACTGGAGCTTCAACTTTTGGTTTTACTTGTGCTTGAACCGCAGGTTGCGCTGCTGGAGCCGAGTGAGCAGGAGCCGCTGCTTTATTCGTCACTAACGTGATTTCAGGCTTTTTTTCAGTACCGATACCTGTAGCAACAACCGTTACGCGAATTTCGTCACTCATATCAGGATCAAGAGAAGTACCAATAACAACCGTTGCGTTATCTGATGCAAATGCTTTCACTGTATTACCAACAGTTTCAAATTCATCAAGACGCATATCTAAACCTGCAGTGATGTTAACAAGAACACCACGAGCACCAGCAAGATCGATATCTTCAAGTAACGGACTTGAAATCGCTTCTTCTGCTGCTTGTTCTGCACGATCTTCGCCTACTGCGATACCGCTACCCATCATTGCATGTCCCATTTCAGACATAACTGTACGAACATCGGCGAAATCGACGTTGATCATACCAGGACGAGTAATAAGTTCTGCGATACCTTGAACAGCATTACGAAGAACATCATTCGCTTTTGCAAATGCTTCTAATAACGTAATACCACGGCCAAGAACTTTTAATAATTTTTCGTTTGGAATCGTAATTAATGAGTCAACATGTTTTGATAACTCTTCGATACCTTGCTCAGCAAAAGCAAGACGCTTACGACCTTCAAAGCTAAATGGTTTTGTAACCACAGCAACTGTTAGAATATTTAATTCTTTAGCAACTTCAGCAATAATAGGAGCTGCACCAGTACCTGTACCGCCGCCCATACCAGCTGCGATAAATACCATATCAGCGCCCGCTAACACTTCTTTCAGTGCTTCACGGTCTTCTAGAGCTGCATCACGGCCTACTTGCGGGTTTGCACCAGCACCTAATCCTTTAGTGATGTCGCCACCAATTTGAATAACGGTGTTCACGCTCGTTTTACGAAGCGCTTGTGCATCAGTATTTACACTGATGAACTCAACACCTTCAATTGATTCTCGTACCATGTGCTCGATAGCATTACCGCCACCGCCACCTACACCAACAACTTTAATTACTGCGTCGTCGGACATTTCCATCATCGGCTCAAACATTTGTTCTCTCCGTTTCTTCCTGTTCGCTCAGGTTAAAACTCTTTTAGTATCCAATTTTTAAATTTCTTTATTACGGTAGTAAAAGATTGGCTCTTACTTGGCACATAATCTTCATCGTCATGTAGCTGACTTTCTTTACCGTAATGTAAAAGCCCTACAGCTGTTGCTTGATAAGGTTCTTTTACGTAATCTGTTAGGCCTGTCACCTCTAAAGGTTGACCAATTCTAACTTGAGTTTGGAACACACGCTCAGCGCAGTCAACCAAACCTTCAATCTGTGACCCACCACCAGTCAATACAATACCAGCAGCAAGATGATGTTTTGTACCTTCAGCACGTAATTGGTCTTGAATTGAGACAATTCGCTGATTTACAAGACCAAGCAGTTCAGAATACCTTGGTTCGATAACTTCTGCTAGCATTCTTCGCTGTAAACTTCGAGATGGACGTCCGCCAACACTTGGAACATTGACCGTTTCATCTCGATTAATATGCTCACTTATCGCACAACCATATTTTACTTTTAATTTTTCAGCATCGTTAAATGGCGTACCAAAAGCATAAGCTATATCACTTGTTACTGCATTTCCGGCATAAGGTAATACTTCAGCATGGCGTAATGAACCGTCAGTCCAAATTGCGATATCCATTGTGCCAGCACCGATATCAACAACACAAACACCTAAATCACGCTCATCTTCTGTAATAACTGCATTACTTGAAGCTAAGCCAGAAAAAATAATATGTTCAACTTTTAAACCACAACGTTCTACCGCTTTCACTATATTACGTGCCATATCATTATGGCAGGTAATAAGATGAACGCTAACTTCCATTCTCATTCCTGATAACCCAATAGGGTTTCTGATCCCTTTTTGAACATCAATAGAGAATTCTTGTGGAATTACATGCAATGTACGCTGTTCATCACCTATCTTAACAGATTTTGCAGTATGAATAACGCTATCCATGTCATCTTGAGTCACTTCTTCTTCAGAAATTGACCCCATACCTTTCTCGATTTGGCTAGCAATATGTTTGCCAGAAAGAGAGATAAACACTGATGTAATGGTACATTCAGCCATCAATTCAGCTTGATCAATCGCTCTTTGAACCGATTTTACAACCGATTCTAGGTCGTTTACACCACCTTTATCCATACCACGAGATGGACATGAACCAGAGCCGATAACACTCACTTGGCCATCAGGTAAAACTTCGCCAACTAACGCTGAAACTTTGTTTGTACCAATGTCTAAACCAACAATAATACTGCCTTCTGGCGTTTTACTCATGTCAATTCTCTTCTTTATTTTCTACATCATCGGATTTCCATCCAACGGCAGCACCAGTGTCATAACGAAGATCTATATAATCTATCGAATCTTTTTTACTTTCTAATTGTTTATATAAAGCAATAAAACGTTCAACTCGTTCTTCTCTTGAGTCACGCCCTAATTCTAAACGGATACCGTTATCAAGAACGACCTGCCAAGATAATCGTTCAGTCAATGCTACGCTATGAACGGTTACATGTATTGGTTCAAATTGCTTTTGTAATTGGTGCCAAAAATCAAGTACATCTTTACTACTGGTTTCAGGGCCAAATAACGCAGGTTTAGGTTCGCGTAAATCACTCATAGGAGCATTAAAAACAACACCTTCTGGATTAACGATAACTCGATTATTCCATGTTGCCTCAGGCTGATGCTCAACAACAAAAACCTTAATAGTTTCAGGCCACTGTTTACGTACTGATACTTGGGCTATCCAAGGCAAAGATAATAAAGCATCTTGCAGTTTATTCACATCTTGCGTCATAAAAGTGCCGATGGAATCCATAGAATCTATTGCTTCACGAATATCATCAGCCGTAATGTGCTTCAACTGCCCTTGAATAATCATATGTGATAATGGCAATCGGTCTTCATCTGTCATCCAACTTATCGTTGAAATAACCAACCAAAGCGAAGTAATCACGACTAAAGAAAGAAAAATAGCACCTGGTAGATGTTTTCTTACTTTTTCTTTATCAAATGAAGTATTCATTTTGACAGCTTTAATCATATTAACGTCACAACAATGCCAAAAATAATGTCATATCAATCAATTTAACCAATAAAAATAGAGATATAACATTTCAATTAATTTATATAATAATTATAGGGTGCAAAAACCCTCTATCCAAACTCTGATAGCATATTATTAATACAATGAGGATTCTATCCCATTATTCGTTTTTTTATTAGAAGTTCTAACTAATTAAACAATAATTATCCTAACTTTTTCATTGTTTCAATATTTAATTTCATTGAAGCCAAT encodes:
- the secA gene encoding preprotein translocase subunit SecA, which produces MFSKILTKVIGSRNDRTLRKLRKIVDQINKLEPQFESLQDEELKAKTIEFRARLEQGEDLDSLLPEAFATVREASKRLYGMRHFDVQMIGGMVLNDSQIAEMRTGEGKTLTATLPCYLNALTGKGVHVVTVNDYLAKRDAETNRELFEFLGMTVGVNVPNMPPQEKKQAYLCDILYGTNNEFGFDYLRDNMAFRAEDRVQRERYFAVVDEVDSILIDEARTPLIISGPAEDSSELYIRINTLIPQLVKQDEEDSEEYRGEGHYTLDEKGKQTHLTENGQEFVEQLLKDAGLMEEDDTLYSPANISLLHHINAALRAHVLFEKDVDYIVKDDEVIIVDEHTGRTMPGRRWSEGLHQAVEAKEGVKIQNENQTLASITFQNFFRLYDKLSGMTGTADTEAFEFQSIYGLDTVVIPTNRPMARNDMGDLVYMTEAEKFAAIIEDIKGCSERGQPVLVGTVSIEKSELLSNALKKAKIKHNVLNAKFHEQEADIVANAGTASAVTIATNMAGRGTDIVLGGSWQADVAKLSDPTEEQIQAVKAKWKEAHDAVLASGGLHIIGTERHESRRIDNQLRGRAGRQGDAGSSRFYLSMEDALMRIFASDRVSGMMKKLGMEEGEAIEHPWVTKAIENAQRKVEGRNFDIRKQLLEYDDVANDQRKVVYELRDELMNVDDISEMIGYNRQEVLEGLFGQYIPPQSLEEMWDVEGLTTRLRADFDLDLPLQEWLDNDDKLHEDNLREKIIEAAVQVYKEKEESVGESVLRNFEKAVMLQTLDGLWKEHLAAMDHLRQGIHLRGYAQKNPKQEYKRESFELFEGLLDTLKFDVVSILSKVRVQQQEDVERMEEQRRLQAEEAARRQQLQHQNAENQLDDGEGAEDAHSPMVREERKVGRNEPCPCGSGKKYKQCHGKI
- a CDS encoding DciA family protein, whose protein sequence is MRDHRPQPANDFFNNTRFKDLQEKAIILSKLSHVLEDALPTGCENHCRVANYRQGSLLIEVSSSVWATRINYERLTLLSVFRKHGLPGLSNLEVKINPDLARSFVGEKPVVYKSEKQAKRELSAAAASALEMVAETASPKLKKRLESLAALANKK
- the lpxC gene encoding UDP-3-O-acyl-N-acetylglucosamine deacetylase → MIRQRTLKSIVQMTGVGLHSGRKVTLTLRPAAANTGVIYRRTDLNPPVDFPADPESVRDTMLCTALVNDEGVRISTVEHLNAALAGMGIDNVVIEVDAPEIPIMDGSASPFVYLLQSAGIEELNTAKKFIRIKKPVRIEDGDKWAEIRPYNGFRLDFTIDFNHPAIESDDQKLVFDFSSQSFIKDISRARTFGFMRDIEYLQSQNLCLGGSFDCAIVLDDYRILNEDGLRFDNEFVTHKVLDAVGDLYMSGHSILGELRAYKSGHALNNQLLRAVLADQEAWEWTTIEDEQESPVAFMQPGMVLA
- the ftsZ gene encoding cell division protein FtsZ, whose amino-acid sequence is MFEPMMEMSDDAVIKVVGVGGGGGNAIEHMVRESIEGVEFISVNTDAQALRKTSVNTVIQIGGDITKGLGAGANPQVGRDAALEDREALKEVLAGADMVFIAAGMGGGTGTGAAPIIAEVAKELNILTVAVVTKPFSFEGRKRLAFAEQGIEELSKHVDSLITIPNEKLLKVLGRGITLLEAFAKANDVLRNAVQGIAELITRPGMINVDFADVRTVMSEMGHAMMGSGIAVGEDRAEQAAEEAISSPLLEDIDLAGARGVLVNITAGLDMRLDEFETVGNTVKAFASDNATVVIGTSLDPDMSDEIRVTVVATGIGTEKKPEITLVTNKAAAPAHSAPAAQPAVQAQVKPKVEAPVEPVVEKAAQNVQVTKPAAQPSAPSTSPAAGVQNAGAAQAKPDQKEDYLDIPAFLRRQAD
- the ftsA gene encoding cell division protein FtsA: MSKTPEGSIIVGLDIGTNKVSALVGEVLPDGQVSVIGSGSCPSRGMDKGGVNDLESVVKSVQRAIDQAELMAECTITSVFISLSGKHIASQIEKGMGSISEEEVTQDDMDSVIHTAKSVKIGDEQRTLHVIPQEFSIDVQKGIRNPIGLSGMRMEVSVHLITCHNDMARNIVKAVERCGLKVEHIIFSGLASSNAVITEDERDLGVCVVDIGAGTMDIAIWTDGSLRHAEVLPYAGNAVTSDIAYAFGTPFNDAEKLKVKYGCAISEHINRDETVNVPSVGGRPSRSLQRRMLAEVIEPRYSELLGLVNQRIVSIQDQLRAEGTKHHLAAGIVLTGGGSQIEGLVDCAERVFQTQVRIGQPLEVTGLTDYVKEPYQATAVGLLHYGKESQLHDDEDYVPSKSQSFTTVIKKFKNWILKEF
- a CDS encoding cell division protein FtsQ/DivIB, whose translation is MNTSFDKEKVRKHLPGAIFLSLVVITSLWLVISTISWMTDEDRLPLSHMIIQGQLKHITADDIREAIDSMDSIGTFMTQDVNKLQDALLSLPWIAQVSVRKQWPETIKVFVVEHQPEATWNNRVIVNPEGVVFNAPMSDLREPKPALFGPETSSKDVLDFWHQLQKQFEPIHVTVHSVALTERLSWQVVLDNGIRLELGRDSREERVERFIALYKQLESKKDSIDYIDLRYDTGAAVGWKSDDVENKEEN